One Halichondria panicea chromosome 3, odHalPani1.1, whole genome shotgun sequence genomic region harbors:
- the LOC135333582 gene encoding large ribosomal subunit protein uL11-like has protein sequence MPPKFDPNAISIVCLRAVGGEVGATSSLAPKLGPLGLSPKKVGDDIAKATGDWKGLKVTVKLTVQNRQAKIEVVPSAASLVIKALKEPARDRKKQKNIKHSGNITMEQVYEIARIMRVRSMARLFSGTVKEILGTAQSVGCTVESVNPHDKIDEINDGTLECPDE, from the exons ATGCCTCCAAAATTTGACCCAAACGCGATATCTATCG TTTGCCTGAGGGCTGTAGGCGGAGAAGTAGGTGCTACATCATCACTTGCTCCTAAACTAGGTCCTCTCGGTCTA TCTCCCAAGAAAGTAGGTGATGACATTGCCAAAGCAACTGGGGACTGGAAGGGTCTAAAAGTTACAGTTAAGTTGACTGTACAGAACCGGCAGGCCAAGATAGAGGTAGTACCCAGTGCTGCTTCTCTAGTCATCAAAGCACTGAAAGAGCCAGCAAGAGATAGGAAAAAGCAGAAAAATA TTAAGCACAGTGGAAATATCACAATGGAACAGGTGTATGAGATAGCCAGGATTATGCGTGTGAGATCAATGGCCCGCTTGTTCTCGGGAACTGTGAAAGAAATTCTGGGCACTGCTCAGTCTGTTGGCTGCACTGTAGAAAGTGTTAATCCTCACGACAAAATTGATGAAATAAATGATGGCACTCTGGAATGTCCT GATGAGTGA